In Mycolicibacterium aubagnense, the DNA window GGTGGCTTTGACGGCCGCCGTCGTTCTCGGTGGAGCGGTAGGCATCGCACCGCCCCGCGCAGCAGCGGAACCGTGCACCGGTCCCAATGCCGGCATGCTGCCGCCGAACGGGGTGCCGTCGAGTGGCGTCATGCGGCCGACGAACGGCGGCCACCGACCGAGCAATGCGAACGACAAGGCACCGCTGCCGACACTCGGCAAACTGTCGCGATCACTGCTCAGCGTCTTCACCCAGGGCACCGTGCAGCAACAGGCCGGTGTGCTACCCGGCACACCTCGCGTGCCACAGCCACCGGTCCAACAACGCGTGGCGCAGCCTGCTCCCGCTGCGGCGCAACCCCAGCCCGGAGCACAACCGGCGCCACCCATCGATGCGGGCACCACGTCGTTGGTCGGCTGGGTGACCGGCGACCAGAGCGCGGGCGGCGACACCCTGCAGCGGTTCGGCATCTCCGGCACCGACCTCGGCATCATGTGGGACAACGGCGACCCGGTGAACAACCAGGTCCTGATGATGTTCGGGGACACGTACGGCTATTGCGCCACCCCCAACCAGCAGTGGCGCTACAACACCATGTTGCGCACCAGCGACCGCACGCTGTCGCACGGCGTCCACGTCCCGCCCGGCTCGGTGACCAACCCCTATTCGGGCTCCCCCGAGTGGCAGCCGAACCTCGCCAAGCAAACCATCCCCACCATTCGCTGGGCGCCCGTCGAGAAGGGCATCATCCCGACTTCCGGTGTCTCCGTGGGCAAGACGCAATACGCCAGCTTCATGTCGATCAAGAACTGGGATAGCACCGGTCAGTGGACGACGAACTACTCGGCGATCGCCGTCTCCAACGACAACGGCCAGAACTGGGGTGTGTACCCGAGCAGTGTCCGGCCGATGTCGCCGGACAGCGTGTCCCAGGTCGCCTACCTACCCGGCAACGAGAACTTCCAGCAGGGCGCGTTCCTCAAGGGCAATGACGGGTACATCTACTCGTACGGAACCCCTTCCGGCCGAGCCGGATCCGCGTACATATCACGGGTGCCG includes these proteins:
- a CDS encoding DUF4185 domain-containing protein produces the protein MSPRPRLASVALTAAVVLGGAVGIAPPRAAAEPCTGPNAGMLPPNGVPSSGVMRPTNGGHRPSNANDKAPLPTLGKLSRSLLSVFTQGTVQQQAGVLPGTPRVPQPPVQQRVAQPAPAAAQPQPGAQPAPPIDAGTTSLVGWVTGDQSAGGDTLQRFGISGTDLGIMWDNGDPVNNQVLMMFGDTYGYCATPNQQWRYNTMLRTSDRTLSHGVHVPPGSVTNPYSGSPEWQPNLAKQTIPTIRWAPVEKGIIPTSGVSVGKTQYASFMSIKNWDSTGQWTTNYSAIAVSNDNGQNWGVYPSSVRPMSPDSVSQVAYLPGNENFQQGAFLKGNDGYIYSYGTPSGRAGSAYISRVPQNLLPDMSKYEYWNNESQSWVPNNPGAASPIIPGPVGEMSVQYNTYLKQYLVMYCNNLSDVVIRTAPTPQGPWGPEQLVVSSQQFPGGVYAPYLHPWSNGRDLYFTLSLWSAYNVMLLHTVLP